The following proteins are encoded in a genomic region of Mycobacterium kiyosense:
- a CDS encoding phosphotransferase family protein, producing the protein MADVQSMLSSVIGAGKDVVHKVAADEIRRFIEEQPDVSGSVEVTVIGDGGEVGASSGTVLFDATLDSDRGRVTRELVLRHAPVSDKRLFFEYDLSRQFQVQRALYGTDVPVPEPLWLDPDGRWLGAAGYVMSRVRGRGQHPAAFIQGPIAEASPADREEMLNKIMTALVAIHNTDIKARGLENFVMNAPGFAPLERLINWYWQTWDWVHLPTFERLVPVRGWLLDHLPEGEPELMHGDSTLQNYFFDGTRLAAVLDWEMSSLGRAEADLALQCVSNRIFAAPPDSGLLQPPSEDEWLARYRAAGGRPLHDFDYFKKFAAYMIIVAVSALQRNMTEAEREAQAPLLQPCWDLAES; encoded by the coding sequence ATGGCTGATGTCCAATCAATGCTGAGCTCTGTGATCGGCGCCGGCAAAGACGTCGTTCACAAAGTCGCCGCCGACGAGATTCGTCGCTTCATCGAAGAGCAGCCCGATGTCAGCGGCAGCGTCGAGGTGACGGTGATCGGCGACGGCGGTGAAGTCGGCGCCTCAAGTGGCACAGTGCTGTTCGACGCAACTCTGGACAGTGACCGCGGCCGTGTCACCCGCGAGCTGGTGCTGCGTCACGCGCCGGTCAGCGACAAACGGTTGTTCTTCGAATACGACTTGTCGCGACAGTTCCAGGTACAGCGCGCTCTGTACGGCACCGATGTGCCGGTGCCCGAACCATTGTGGCTGGACCCCGATGGCCGCTGGCTCGGCGCCGCCGGATACGTGATGTCGCGGGTGCGGGGGCGGGGCCAGCATCCAGCCGCCTTCATTCAGGGACCGATCGCCGAGGCGTCGCCGGCCGATCGGGAGGAGATGCTGAACAAGATCATGACGGCGTTGGTTGCCATCCACAACACCGACATCAAGGCGCGAGGCCTGGAGAACTTCGTGATGAACGCACCGGGTTTCGCACCGCTGGAGCGCCTCATCAATTGGTATTGGCAGACCTGGGATTGGGTGCACCTGCCAACGTTCGAGCGCCTGGTTCCGGTCCGCGGGTGGCTGCTCGACCACCTTCCCGAGGGTGAGCCGGAGTTGATGCACGGCGACTCGACACTGCAGAACTACTTTTTCGACGGCACGAGACTGGCAGCGGTGCTGGATTGGGAGATGTCGAGCCTTGGGCGCGCCGAGGCGGACCTCGCCCTGCAATGCGTCAGCAATCGCATCTTCGCGGCGCCGCCCGACAGCGGATTGCTGCAGCCACCAAGCGAAGACGAATGGCTGGCCAGGTACCGCGCCGCCGGCGGCCGACCATTGCACGACTTCGACTACTTCAAGAAGTTCGCCGCGTACATGATCATCGTCGCGGTCAGCGCACTGCAGAGAAACATGACGGAAGCCGAACGTGAAGCCCAGGCGCCGCTGTTGCAGCCGTGCTGGGATCTCGCGGAATCATGA
- a CDS encoding TetR family transcriptional regulator encodes MATRNDRSEQILRTAMHLFHERGFDGVGVDLIGEKAGVSGPAIYRYFSGKDEILITLLDEAIDRVLMSTGGHFDDPREELEHLVRGHVQRALEERELMSVWTRERNSIPKAYRSRLRARIKRYIDHWVDCLQACYPDQSSEVLNAAVHATHGLIDSTSMWPEKALRTAGLADILTGMALHSLEWLGSEASRPTPTKSVRPKRTAARSA; translated from the coding sequence ATGGCGACTCGTAACGACCGTTCAGAGCAGATCCTGCGGACCGCGATGCACCTATTCCACGAGCGCGGCTTCGACGGGGTAGGCGTGGACCTCATCGGCGAGAAAGCCGGTGTGTCCGGGCCGGCGATCTACCGTTATTTCAGCGGCAAAGACGAGATCTTGATCACGCTGCTGGACGAGGCAATCGATCGCGTCCTGATGTCGACGGGTGGACATTTCGACGATCCCCGAGAAGAGCTGGAGCATCTGGTGCGCGGCCATGTGCAGCGGGCCTTGGAGGAACGCGAACTGATGAGCGTGTGGACCCGAGAACGCAATTCGATCCCGAAGGCCTACCGTTCGAGGCTGCGCGCCCGAATCAAGCGTTACATCGACCACTGGGTGGACTGCCTGCAGGCCTGCTATCCGGACCAGTCCAGCGAGGTCCTCAACGCGGCCGTCCACGCGACGCACGGACTGATCGACTCGACCTCGATGTGGCCGGAGAAAGCGCTGCGGACCGCGGGCCTGGCCGACATCCTGACCGGGATGGCGCTACATAGTCTGGAGTGGCTGGGCAGCGAGGCGTCGCGCCCGACGCCCACGAAGAGCGTCCGACCGAAGCGAACTGCCGCGCGTTCAGCCTGA
- a CDS encoding hypothetical protein (frameshifted, insertion at around 4651628), protein MPPGPPLPRSVQTALMLRYWPRFVAACRRRYGSVFALRIATMGTLVYLDDPADIKAVFAGDPAVYHAGEANSLLAGFVGESSVLVIDGDLHRDRRRLMIAPFQRDAVTRQAGVISEIAAASVNSWPVGVEFPVAPKMSEITLEVILRTVIGATDPDRLAALREVMPALLNLGPWASLAIANPDLQLRRPWRYVRRRIEEADRLLYAEIADRRAATDLAQRTDVLAMLVRASHDDGRTMTDSELRDQLMTLLAAGHDTTATALSWALERLVRHPVILRRAVRAADASAAGDPAGDEYLDAIAKETLRIRPIVFDVGRVLTRPVDFGGLPPARRRDGRPGHRAGSRKPGAIPPSGPVRPGPDARHHARSHYLAAVRRRQSALSGCDIRDGRDASRTTRGSPPRPAANDCGTR, encoded by the coding sequence TTGCCTCCCGGTCCACCGCTCCCCCGGTCGGTGCAGACCGCGCTGATGCTGCGCTACTGGCCACGCTTCGTGGCCGCCTGCCGGCGCCGGTACGGCAGCGTGTTCGCGTTGCGCATCGCGACCATGGGGACGCTCGTCTACCTCGACGACCCCGCCGACATCAAGGCCGTCTTCGCCGGTGATCCCGCCGTTTACCATGCTGGCGAAGCGAATTCGTTGCTCGCGGGGTTCGTGGGCGAAAGTTCGGTGCTGGTGATCGACGGAGACCTGCACCGTGACCGGCGACGTCTGATGATCGCGCCGTTCCAGCGCGACGCCGTCACACGCCAAGCCGGTGTGATTTCCGAGATTGCCGCGGCCAGCGTCAACAGCTGGCCGGTGGGGGTGGAATTCCCGGTGGCGCCCAAGATGTCCGAGATCACCCTCGAGGTGATCTTGCGGACGGTCATCGGCGCCACCGATCCCGACCGACTCGCCGCATTGCGCGAGGTGATGCCGGCGCTGCTCAACCTGGGCCCGTGGGCCTCGTTGGCAATTGCGAATCCCGACCTGCAGCTGCGGCGGCCCTGGCGATATGTGCGCCGCCGCATCGAGGAAGCCGACCGACTCCTATATGCCGAGATTGCCGATCGACGCGCTGCTACCGATCTTGCCCAGCGCACCGACGTGCTCGCGATGCTGGTGCGGGCCAGCCACGACGACGGTCGAACCATGACCGATTCCGAACTGCGTGACCAACTCATGACCCTGCTGGCCGCCGGACATGACACGACCGCCACGGCACTCTCGTGGGCGCTGGAGCGGCTCGTCAGGCATCCCGTCATCCTGCGCCGGGCGGTACGCGCAGCCGACGCGAGTGCGGCCGGTGATCCCGCAGGCGACGAGTACCTCGACGCAATCGCCAAGGAAACATTGCGGATTCGCCCCATCGTCTTCGACGTCGGTCGCGTCCTGACGCGGCCCGTCGACTTTGGCGGGCTACCACCTGCCCGCCGGCGTGATGGTCGCCCCGGGCATCGGGCTGGTTCACGCAAGCCCGGCGCAATACCCCCATCCGGACCGGTTCGACCCGGACCGGATGCTCGGCACCACGCTCGGTCCCACTACCTGGCTGCCGTTCGGCGGCGGCAATCGGCGTTGTCTGGGTGCGACATTCGCGATGGTCGAGATGCGAGTCGTACTACGCGAGGTTCTCCGCCGCGTCCAGCTGCGAACGACTGCGGCACGCGATGA
- a CDS encoding diacylglycerol kinase, whose protein sequence is MRTATAKPVQVIQWATGRAGVPALRAIIERPDTDLVGLYVSSPDKDGKDAGELCGLAPVGIAATRDARALLEGPGDVVSYSATDVGRLEEVVDDLCAILESGKDLVTITPTQLFHIPTADPAIVSRLRQACASGNSSLHFTGIFPGFLCDSLIFSLTNLSHRIESVTMAEMLEISSYDPAMLKALGFGEHPDADAQGFSPDFLNFYWESILHYLAEAFDITFDEIRHFRETAVTDTAFVTTSGLDVPAGCIAALHWGLEGLIDGNRRLCVEHYERLDPAIAPHWPQPPQRGGYRFTIVGQPGITVDIAFEGTDPLTDAMVTTSNRAVNVLAAVHAAPAGIIESFSDLPFVPGQMA, encoded by the coding sequence ATGCGCACTGCCACAGCAAAACCCGTGCAGGTCATCCAGTGGGCGACCGGCCGGGCCGGGGTACCGGCATTGCGCGCGATCATCGAGCGCCCCGACACCGATCTCGTCGGGCTCTACGTGAGTTCCCCCGACAAGGACGGCAAGGACGCCGGAGAACTGTGTGGGCTGGCTCCGGTAGGAATCGCGGCGACCCGCGACGCCCGCGCTCTGCTGGAGGGGCCGGGAGACGTAGTTTCCTACAGCGCCACCGACGTCGGCCGACTCGAGGAGGTCGTCGACGACCTGTGCGCGATCCTGGAATCAGGCAAGGACCTGGTTACCATCACCCCAACCCAGCTGTTCCACATCCCCACCGCCGACCCGGCAATCGTCTCGCGCCTGCGGCAAGCATGCGCGAGCGGCAATTCTTCGCTGCACTTCACCGGTATCTTCCCCGGTTTCCTGTGCGACTCACTGATCTTCTCGCTGACGAACCTGTCGCACCGGATCGAGTCGGTCACGATGGCCGAGATGTTGGAAATCTCCAGTTACGACCCCGCGATGCTCAAAGCGCTGGGTTTCGGCGAGCATCCGGATGCCGATGCGCAGGGGTTCTCACCGGACTTCCTGAACTTCTACTGGGAGTCGATCCTGCACTACCTCGCCGAGGCGTTCGATATCACTTTCGACGAGATCCGGCATTTCCGCGAAACTGCGGTCACCGACACGGCGTTCGTCACCACCAGCGGTCTGGATGTTCCGGCGGGCTGTATCGCGGCGTTGCACTGGGGACTCGAGGGCCTCATCGACGGAAACCGCCGGCTGTGCGTGGAGCACTATGAGCGACTCGATCCCGCCATCGCCCCGCACTGGCCCCAGCCCCCGCAGCGGGGCGGTTACCGGTTCACCATCGTCGGGCAGCCCGGCATCACCGTCGACATCGCCTTCGAAGGCACCGATCCTCTCACCGACGCAATGGTCACCACTTCCAACCGTGCCGTCAATGTGCTGGCGGCCGTCCACGCCGCGCCGGCCGGCATCATCGAGTCCTTCTCCGACCTCCCCTTCGTTCCGGGCCAGATGGCGTAG
- the hemG_2 gene encoding protoporphyrinogen oxidase, translating into MPQAAIVGAGLSGLTAGYRLQTAGWQVDVFEATNSPGGRVQTVRRDGYAVDTGASALGSTYHSYLALARELGIEMRPTAPYIGIRRAGATHLLDMDKMVRSGLTTPLLSLGAKLRVPRLAIDVAMAKARGRLDYADMRKAAPLDTESARAYAKRALSAEVDSYLCEPIVRTMLIADTDKVSKVELFSGIGNIFTAKILAAAGGQGRVPEALASRLKVHLQTPVVEVRRHENGVRVTHSGTTSDYDACVVTCPLPEAAAICVDDRGILGPLDESLGYTQCVSVAVGTSRPPDCPAFLVMFPSVEDPDIALMFLDHNKAPDRAPAGRGLLSCLWETGASQRMIDAPDEQLIQHTLASVFEVFPELRHTVEFTHVTRWRRALPFTRIGAYQDIGRLNSELDPASPVQYAADFMSAAGQNTAVEFGNRAAHNLIGAH; encoded by the coding sequence ATGCCGCAAGCCGCGATAGTCGGAGCCGGCTTGTCCGGGCTTACGGCGGGCTATCGGCTGCAGACCGCCGGATGGCAGGTCGATGTCTTCGAGGCGACGAACTCGCCCGGTGGCCGGGTACAGACCGTGCGCCGCGATGGCTACGCGGTCGACACCGGGGCTTCTGCGCTCGGTTCGACATACCACAGCTACCTGGCGTTGGCGCGCGAACTCGGCATCGAAATGCGGCCCACCGCACCATATATCGGGATCCGTCGCGCCGGCGCGACGCATCTGCTCGACATGGACAAGATGGTCCGTTCTGGCTTGACGACGCCGTTGCTGTCGCTGGGCGCAAAGCTGCGGGTGCCGCGGTTGGCGATTGACGTGGCGATGGCCAAGGCGCGCGGCCGTCTGGACTACGCCGACATGCGCAAGGCCGCACCACTGGACACCGAAAGTGCGCGTGCCTACGCCAAGCGTGCATTGTCCGCAGAAGTCGACAGCTACCTGTGTGAGCCGATCGTGCGGACCATGTTGATCGCCGACACCGACAAGGTGTCCAAGGTGGAATTGTTCTCCGGGATCGGCAACATCTTCACCGCCAAGATCCTGGCCGCCGCCGGCGGGCAGGGCCGGGTCCCCGAGGCGCTGGCCAGCCGCCTGAAGGTTCACCTGCAGACGCCGGTCGTGGAGGTACGGCGGCACGAAAACGGGGTCCGAGTCACGCATTCGGGGACGACGTCGGACTACGATGCCTGCGTCGTCACGTGCCCGCTGCCCGAGGCGGCAGCCATCTGCGTCGATGATCGCGGCATCCTCGGTCCGCTCGACGAAAGCCTGGGCTATACCCAATGCGTCAGTGTCGCTGTCGGCACCAGCAGGCCACCGGACTGCCCGGCGTTTCTGGTGATGTTCCCGTCGGTGGAGGATCCCGATATCGCGCTGATGTTCCTCGATCACAACAAGGCCCCCGACCGCGCGCCGGCCGGCCGCGGCCTGCTGAGTTGTCTGTGGGAAACCGGCGCCTCGCAGCGGATGATCGATGCCCCCGACGAGCAACTGATCCAGCACACCCTGGCGTCGGTGTTCGAGGTGTTTCCCGAACTGCGCCACACCGTCGAATTCACCCACGTGACCCGGTGGCGGCGGGCGTTGCCCTTCACCCGGATCGGCGCCTACCAGGACATCGGGCGCCTCAACTCCGAACTCGACCCGGCATCACCGGTGCAGTACGCCGCCGACTTCATGTCGGCGGCCGGGCAGAACACCGCCGTAGAGTTCGGAAATCGGGCCGCGCACAACTTGATTGGCGCACATTAG
- a CDS encoding 2-(1,2-epoxy-1,2-dihydrophenyl)acetyl-CoA isomerase, whose protein sequence is MVSSIPATAAARPASDVLVERDDTVGVITINRPARLNAVTPEAGDTLRSAFLELEADSRIRAVVLTGAGRGFCAGADISGDVGDARKVLLDSWNPLVLTMRSLQIPVVAAINGVAAGAGVSLALACDLRVAAASARFELSFAKIGLMPDAGLTWLLPRVVGLGRANEMALLGGRVSATEARDWGLVNRLAEDGEALTDAIAMARRFAELSVSVATIKHAHQRALESDFPVKLTYEAETQGWLQQQPDFAEATQAFAEKRPPRLAERKPPDRNR, encoded by the coding sequence ATGGTTTCTTCGATTCCCGCCACCGCAGCTGCCCGGCCCGCCTCAGACGTACTCGTCGAGCGCGACGACACCGTGGGCGTCATCACGATCAATCGACCCGCACGACTCAACGCCGTCACCCCGGAGGCCGGGGACACGCTGAGATCGGCTTTCCTCGAGTTGGAAGCCGACAGCCGGATCCGCGCCGTCGTGCTGACCGGCGCGGGCCGCGGATTCTGCGCGGGCGCGGACATTTCCGGCGACGTAGGCGACGCCCGGAAGGTGCTGCTCGACTCATGGAACCCACTGGTGCTCACGATGCGGTCGCTACAGATCCCCGTCGTCGCCGCGATCAACGGGGTGGCGGCCGGTGCGGGAGTGTCGCTTGCGCTGGCGTGCGATCTGCGTGTTGCGGCCGCTTCAGCGCGCTTTGAGTTGTCGTTCGCAAAGATTGGACTGATGCCCGATGCGGGCCTGACGTGGTTGCTTCCCCGGGTCGTCGGGCTGGGGCGTGCCAACGAGATGGCATTGCTGGGAGGACGCGTTTCGGCCACCGAGGCACGCGACTGGGGCCTGGTGAACCGGCTGGCCGAGGACGGTGAGGCGCTGACCGACGCGATAGCGATGGCCCGGCGCTTCGCCGAACTGTCGGTCAGCGTGGCAACGATCAAGCACGCGCACCAGCGAGCTCTGGAAAGCGACTTCCCAGTCAAGCTGACCTACGAAGCGGAGACCCAGGGCTGGCTTCAGCAACAACCCGATTTCGCCGAGGCGACACAGGCGTTCGCCGAGAAAAGGCCGCCCCGCCTGGCCGAACGTAAGCCGCCGGACCGCAACCGGTGA
- a CDS encoding aminoglycoside phosphotransferase, translated as MNPKLKLAGRAVVVGAISVSERFRAPTVIHRDQVPISGAHVTAEWLTSVLCRDTPGAEVVAVDFPGGSSGTSERVAIRVTYNDAGMAAGLPCHVFTKATKSFQQRLMLGGAGVLHGETRFYTGLRDKSTLEAPRGYWGKVDPVSWRSIAVMEDIAVTKGAKFWEPTTAFSREQITDLVGQLARLHAPLWGDPGIVDLNTPADYIANTSKFLDIRKRCEVGMRRARQVIPPALLGQHDRLFDATVRSMDIAAHQMPRTLLHGDCHAGQTYVTDTGKMGIGDWQVIQQGGWAFDFAYLVNSGCEPDDRRKWQDSLVREYITTLRNLGGPVIGFDDAMLAYRQQSFWPYAAWAFTIGRAPYQPKMQPVDFCLAIVRRTAAAIDDLDSFAAVGV; from the coding sequence ATGAACCCCAAGCTCAAACTCGCCGGACGCGCCGTCGTCGTCGGCGCCATCAGCGTCTCCGAACGGTTTCGTGCGCCCACAGTGATCCATCGCGATCAGGTGCCGATCTCGGGTGCCCACGTCACCGCCGAGTGGTTGACGTCGGTGCTGTGCCGGGACACCCCGGGTGCCGAGGTGGTGGCTGTCGACTTTCCAGGTGGCAGCAGTGGAACCTCGGAACGTGTCGCCATTCGCGTTACCTACAACGACGCCGGTATGGCCGCAGGTCTGCCCTGCCACGTATTCACCAAGGCCACCAAGTCATTTCAGCAGCGCCTCATGTTGGGGGGTGCCGGAGTACTGCACGGCGAGACCCGCTTCTACACGGGTCTGCGGGACAAATCGACGCTGGAAGCGCCGCGGGGGTATTGGGGCAAGGTGGATCCGGTCTCGTGGCGCTCCATCGCCGTGATGGAGGACATCGCCGTCACCAAGGGTGCCAAGTTCTGGGAACCCACCACTGCCTTCAGCCGTGAGCAGATCACCGATCTCGTCGGGCAGCTGGCCCGGCTACATGCCCCACTGTGGGGCGATCCAGGCATTGTCGACCTGAACACGCCCGCCGACTACATCGCCAACACCAGCAAGTTCCTCGACATTCGTAAGCGCTGTGAAGTGGGGATGCGGCGGGCACGGCAGGTAATTCCGCCCGCGCTCCTAGGTCAGCATGACCGGCTGTTCGACGCGACCGTGCGCTCGATGGACATCGCTGCCCACCAGATGCCGCGCACCCTGTTGCATGGTGACTGTCACGCCGGACAGACCTACGTGACCGACACCGGGAAGATGGGTATCGGCGACTGGCAGGTGATCCAGCAGGGCGGCTGGGCCTTCGACTTCGCCTACCTGGTGAACTCCGGCTGCGAGCCGGACGACCGCAGGAAATGGCAGGATTCGCTGGTTCGTGAATACATCACGACGCTGCGAAACCTGGGCGGTCCGGTGATCGGCTTCGACGATGCCATGCTCGCCTACCGCCAGCAGTCGTTCTGGCCGTACGCGGCGTGGGCGTTCACCATCGGCCGAGCGCCCTACCAGCCCAAGATGCAGCCGGTGGACTTCTGCCTGGCGATCGTGCGGAGGACCGCGGCGGCCATCGACGATCTCGATTCTTTTGCCGCCGTAGGTGTTTGA
- a CDS encoding FAD-dependent oxidoreductase encodes MYDAIVVGGGHHGLTCATYLARAGKRVVVLERNPWLGGMTYSRETVAEAPGFVMNPCAVDLLFTNLEPSIISELRLESFGLRQASPEPWGAYLGPEGQSIGLWRSLDRTVEEIRRYSKRDASKFAQLCEMWCDFWYVAAPYLMDHPTRPRVKTVAELGWRAVRKRRNLAPVARMLMASPHQLIETMFESEEVKSLLAIYASGSEAPLREPGSGAVLGVIMMHIGWGIKRPIGGMAEFTKALSACLRHHGGETRTDAAVEEILVRGGQAAGVRLASGEVLSAKQVVAAVDPVSLMCKLVDPAHVSEPVLDEVRNIRINGWGINNAKIDVALSERPKLLCDRPELWGSYMLIGDSKDYVDRALDTAMHGRIPSETPMWALMPSAFDRSQVPPGDSGDTMYLFCTAVPQNFADGSDWQQHREPYAAQAIRKVDELAPGFGDSVIGSWVKSPDELREMTYEGSYVVADMSLNQMGPNRPTAALAGYRTPIPGLWHTGAGAHPMGGVHGWAGRTTARTVLKSL; translated from the coding sequence ATGTATGACGCCATCGTCGTGGGCGGCGGCCACCACGGTCTGACCTGTGCCACCTATCTCGCCCGGGCCGGCAAGCGGGTCGTAGTCCTCGAACGCAATCCGTGGCTCGGCGGCATGACCTACTCGCGCGAAACCGTGGCCGAGGCGCCAGGATTCGTGATGAACCCGTGCGCGGTGGATCTGCTGTTCACCAACCTGGAGCCGTCAATCATCAGCGAGCTTCGCCTGGAATCGTTCGGCCTGCGCCAAGCGAGTCCGGAACCGTGGGGCGCCTACCTGGGGCCGGAAGGTCAGTCGATCGGGCTGTGGCGTTCGCTCGACCGTACCGTCGAAGAGATCCGGCGATACTCGAAACGAGATGCCTCAAAGTTCGCTCAGCTGTGCGAAATGTGGTGCGACTTCTGGTATGTGGCGGCGCCCTATCTGATGGATCACCCCACCCGGCCGCGGGTCAAGACGGTCGCGGAGCTGGGCTGGCGGGCGGTACGCAAACGCCGCAATCTCGCACCCGTCGCGCGGATGTTGATGGCTTCGCCGCATCAGCTCATCGAGACGATGTTCGAGTCCGAAGAGGTCAAGTCGCTGTTGGCGATCTACGCCTCCGGTTCGGAAGCTCCGCTGCGCGAACCGGGCTCGGGTGCGGTGCTCGGGGTGATCATGATGCACATCGGCTGGGGCATCAAACGCCCGATCGGTGGCATGGCCGAGTTCACCAAAGCGCTATCGGCCTGCCTGCGCCATCACGGCGGCGAGACCCGCACCGACGCAGCGGTCGAAGAGATCCTGGTCCGCGGCGGGCAGGCCGCCGGCGTACGACTGGCCAGCGGCGAGGTGTTGTCCGCCAAACAGGTTGTCGCAGCGGTCGATCCGGTTTCGCTGATGTGCAAGCTCGTCGACCCGGCGCATGTGTCGGAGCCGGTTCTCGACGAGGTCCGTAACATCCGAATCAACGGCTGGGGCATCAACAACGCCAAGATCGACGTCGCGCTGTCCGAGCGTCCAAAACTGTTGTGCGACAGGCCAGAGCTCTGGGGCAGCTATATGCTGATCGGCGACTCCAAGGATTACGTCGACCGGGCCCTCGACACCGCGATGCACGGCCGCATACCGTCCGAGACGCCGATGTGGGCCCTGATGCCCTCGGCGTTCGACCGATCACAGGTGCCGCCGGGCGATTCCGGAGACACGATGTACCTGTTCTGCACCGCGGTCCCGCAGAACTTCGCCGATGGCAGCGACTGGCAGCAACACCGCGAACCTTACGCGGCGCAAGCGATCCGCAAGGTCGACGAGTTGGCCCCCGGCTTCGGCGACAGCGTCATCGGCAGCTGGGTGAAGAGTCCCGACGAACTGCGGGAGATGACGTACGAGGGCAGCTACGTCGTTGCCGACATGTCGCTGAATCAGATGGGACCCAATCGTCCGACCGCGGCGCTGGCTGGCTACCGCACCCCCATCCCCGGTCTGTGGCATACCGGGGCGGGTGCGCACCCGATGGGCGGTGTGCACGGCTGGGCAGGCAGGACCACCGCTCGCACCGTCCTCAAATCGCTCTAG